The sequence ACCTTCACCCCGCACGTAGGGGGCGTGGCGCGTTCGGTGGAAGCGTTTGCGAAGGCGTACCGGGAGCTTGGTCATCGTGTGCTGGTCGTGGCGCCGGAATTCGAGGATGCGCCGGAGTACGAAACCGATGTCTTCCGCATTCCCGCGATCCAGCATTTCAACGGCAGCGACTTTTCGGTGGTGCTGCCGGTACCGAGCGGGCTGTCCGACAAAATGGAAGAATTCAGCCCCGACATCATCCACTCCCAGCATCCCTTCCTGCTTGGCATGACCGCGGTACGCATTGCGCGAACGCTCGATCTGCCGCTGGTGTTCACCCATCACACGCTTTACGAGCAGTATACGCACTATGTACCGGGCGATTCGCCGGCAATGAAGCGTTTCATCATCGAGCTGTCCACCCGCTATGCCAATCTTGCCGACCAGGTCTTTGCGCCCAGCGAGAGTATTCGCGACATCCTGATCGAGCGGGGCGTCACCTCGCCGGTGCTGGTGGTGCCGACAGGCGTCAATGTTGAGCGCTTTGCATATGGCAAGGGCCCAGACTTTCTGATGAAAAAACGCATCCCCGAAGATGCGTTCGTGGTGGGGCATATGGGACGCCTGGCCCCTGAAAAGAACCTGGAATTTCTCGCACGATCGGTCGTGGCCTTCATGAAGGAGCATGGCCAGGCGGTGTTCCTGCTGGTCGGTGCCGGACCGTCGCAGGAGGAGATCGAGCAGATATTTGCCGAGGCAGGCATGAGCGACCGGCTCTGCATGTGCGGCGTGCTGGTCAAGGACGACCTCGCCGATGCGCTCAATGCGATGAGCGTGTTCGCGTTTGCGTCGAAAAGCGAAACCCAGGGCATGGTCCTGACCGAAGCCATGGCTGCCGGCCTGCCGGTGGTTGCGCTCGATGCGCCAGGCGTCAGGGAAGTTGTGGTGGACGCGAGCAACGGGCGGTTGATCCGGGAGGAAACGGAGGAGGCCTTTGCCGCAGCGCTCCGGTGGGTGCATGCACGTTCGCGCGACGAGATGGACATTTTGATCGCTGCCGCGCGCGCCACGGCCGAAGCATTTTCCATGGCCGCTTCCGCGCGCAAGGCGCTTGCGGCGTATGAAAACCTGCGTCCCGATCCCGCCATCCGGCAGCATGAGGATGAGCTTGGCTGGGATCATGTCAGAGGGCGCATCAAGGCCGAGTGGGATATTCTGAAGACGCTTGCGCAGTCCGGCGATGAAGCCCTGAGCGAGAGCTTCTTCACCCCGGACAAGGAGATGAAGCGATGAGGCCGGACAAGCGCTGCACTGCCTTTTCAGGGCGTGGTGTCTGTGCCGGCGCGAGAACCGTTGCATGATCGGCAGGATCGAGGCGCGTCTGCGCCTGCTGCGTCGCAAGCTCAGCCGTACGCATTGGCTGCTGCGCTTCCTGCATCTCTCGACCTCCGAGGGGCCCGCGAACCGGCCCGGCCTGGTGATGGTGCAGATCGA is a genomic window of Desulfomicrobium baculatum DSM 4028 containing:
- a CDS encoding glycosyltransferase, which encodes MNIALLTNTFTPHVGGVARSVEAFAKAYRELGHRVLVVAPEFEDAPEYETDVFRIPAIQHFNGSDFSVVLPVPSGLSDKMEEFSPDIIHSQHPFLLGMTAVRIARTLDLPLVFTHHTLYEQYTHYVPGDSPAMKRFIIELSTRYANLADQVFAPSESIRDILIERGVTSPVLVVPTGVNVERFAYGKGPDFLMKKRIPEDAFVVGHMGRLAPEKNLEFLARSVVAFMKEHGQAVFLLVGAGPSQEEIEQIFAEAGMSDRLCMCGVLVKDDLADALNAMSVFAFASKSETQGMVLTEAMAAGLPVVALDAPGVREVVVDASNGRLIREETEEAFAAALRWVHARSRDEMDILIAAARATAEAFSMAASARKALAAYENLRPDPAIRQHEDELGWDHVRGRIKAEWDILKTLAQSGDEALSESFFTPDKEMKR